In the genome of Oncorhynchus clarkii lewisi isolate Uvic-CL-2024 chromosome 4, UVic_Ocla_1.0, whole genome shotgun sequence, one region contains:
- the LOC139406994 gene encoding cleavage and polyadenylation specificity factor subunit 3 — protein sequence MAAKRKADLSVPAEESDQLLIRPLGAGQEVGRSCIILEFKGRKIMLDCGIHPGLEGMDALPYIDLIDPAEIDLLLISHFHLDHCGALPWFLQKTSFKGRTFMTHATKAIYRWLLSDYVKVSNISADDMLYTETDLEESMDKIETINFHEVKEVAGIKFWCYHAGHVLGAAMFMIEIAGVKILYTGDFSRQEDRHLMAAEIPSVKPDILITESTYGTHIHEKREEREARFCNTIHDIVNREGRCLIPVFALGRAQELLLILDEYWQNHPELHDIPIYYASSLAKKCMAVYQTYVNAMNDKIRKAINVNNPFVFKHISNLKSMDHFDDIGPSVVMASPGMMQSGLSRELFESWCTDKRNGVIIAGYSVEGTLAKHIMSEPEEITTMSGQKLQLKMSVDYISFSAHTDYQQTSEFIRALKPPHVILVHGEQNEMARLKAALIREYEDNDEVHIEVHNPRNTEAVTLNFRGEKLAKVMGSLADKKCQQGQRVSGILVKRNFSYHILTPSDLSNYTDLAMSTVKQTQAIPFTGPISLLASHLRNLAGDVEEVESAEKITLRIFKNVTLVHEAGMVVLEWIANPLNDMYADAVTTVVLEVQSNPKAQKVMEHKKEGIELDVFQQRLEIMLLDMFGEDCVDFKDNKNLTVTVDGNTAFICPETRTVQYEEGSAEDETLREMVELAVQRLYDALNPAI from the exons ATGGCGGCGAAACGCAAAGCTGATTTATCAGTGCCTGCGGAGGAAAGTGATCAGCTCCTCATCAGACCACT TGGAGCTGGGCAGGAGGTGGGAAGGTCATGCATCATTCTGGAGTTCAAGGGACGGAAAATCATG CTGGACTGTGGAATCCACCCAGGATTGGAAGGAATGGATGCTCTTCCATATATTGACTTGATCGATCCTGCTGAGATAGACCTGCTTCTTATCAGCCA TTTCCACTTGGACCACTGTGGAGCCTTGCCTTGGTTTCTCCAGAAGACCAGTTTCAAAGGAAGGACCTTCATGACCCACGCCACCAAAGCCATTTACCGCTGGCTGCTGTCTGATTATGTCAAAGTCAG TAACATCTCAGCTGACGACATGCTGTACACAGAGACAGACTTGGAGGAGAGCATGGACAAGATCGAGACCATCAACTTTCACGAGGTGAAGGAGGTGGCCGGCATCAAGTTCTGGTGTTACCATGCCGGTCACGTCCTGGGGGCAGCCATGTTCATGATCGAGATAGCTGGCGTGAAG ATCCTCTACACAGGTGACTTTTCCCGACAGGAGGACAGGCATTTGATGGCAGCCGAGATCCCCAGTGTCAAGCCTGACATCCTCATTACT GAGTCCACGTATGGAACACACATCCATGAGAAGAGGGAGGAGCGGGAGGCCCGGTTCTGCAACACAATCCATGACATCGTCAACAGAGAGGGCCGCTGTCTCATCCCCGTGTTCGCCTTGGGCCGAGCCCAGGAACTGCTGCTCATCCTGG acgaGTACTGGCAGAACCACCCAGAGCTCCATGACATTCCCATCTACTACGCGTCGTCTCTGGCCAAGAAGTGCATGGCCGTCTACCAGACATACGTCAACGCTATGAACGACAAGATCCGCAAGGCCATTAACGTCAACAACCCCTTCGTCTTCAAGCACATCAGCAACCTCAAG AGCATGGACCACTTTGATGACATCGGGCCCAGTGTGGTGATGGCCTCTCCAGGTATGATGCAGAGCGGTCTGTCAAGAGAGCTGTTTGAGAGCTGGTGCACCGATAAGAGGAACGGCGTCATCATCGCCGGCTACTCTGTGGAGGGTACCCTCGCAAAG CACATTATGTCAGAGCCAGAGGAGATCACCACCATGTCAGGCCAGAAGCTGCAGCTGAAGATGTCTGTGGACTACATCTCTTTCTCAGCCCACACTGACTACCAACAGACCAGCGAGTTCATCAGGGCTCTCAAACCCCCTCAtgtg ATCCTGGTGCACGGGGAGCAGAATGAGATGGCCCGTCTGAAAGCTGCTCTGATCAGGGAGTACGAGGACAATGATGAGGTCCACATCGAGGTGCACAACCCCCGCAACACTGAGGCCGTCACACTCAACTTCAGAGGAGAGAAGTTGGCTAAG GTGATGGGCTCCCTGGCTGATAAGAAGTGTCAGCAGGGTCAGAGGGTGTCTGGGATCCTGGTCAAACGCAACTTCAGCTACCACATCCTCACCCCTTCAGATCTGTCCA actATACAGACCTGGCCATGAGCACAGTGAAGCAGACCCAGGCCATTCCCTTCACTGGACCCATCTCTCTGCTGGCCAGCCATCTACGCAACCTGGCAG gggatgtggaggaggtggagTCTGCAGAGAAAATCACACTCAGGATCTTCAAGAATGTCACACTGGTGCATGAGGCTGGCATGGTGGTTTTAGAG TGGATCGCCAACCCTCTGAATGACATGTATGCTGATGCAGTCACCACAGTGGTTCTGGAGGTCCAGTCCAACCCTAAAGCACAGAAAG TTATGGAGCACAAGAAAGAAGGTATAGAACTGGATGTTTTCCAGCAGAGGCTGGAGATTATGCTTCT TGACATGTTTGGGGAGGACTGTGTGGACTTCAAGGACAATAAGAACCTGACAGTAACAGTGGACGGGAATACTGCCTTCATCTGCCCAGAGACCAGA ACTGTGCAGTATGAGGAGGGCAGTGCTGAAGATGAGACCCTGAGAGAGATGGTGGAGCTGGCTGTGCAGAGGCTCTATGATGCTCTCAATCCTGCCATCTGA